The Chryseobacterium nakagawai genome has a segment encoding these proteins:
- a CDS encoding diflavin oxidoreductase, whose translation MLSETKLNILKQISSDFSRDESIWASGYLAGLAGTPLTGVQPPLQVTLPEQNIVKKITLAYGTETGNSKKLATALAGIIKKKGIQVKLADLSQYKPKDLAKEEFFFVVISTQGEGDPPVLAKKFYDYIYENEINLSTLKFGVLALGDSSYPLFCKTGEDVDSRFEILGAQRIIPLKKCDIDYEQDAQNWIEHVFEAVNKTSANSVKNPSAQKASTGRKKYQGTVSAIINLNDITSEKETYHIEIETEEALSYQPGAALGIIPFNSKSVVDEIIAVTGIDPKKKIETSKTTDCVEELLHKHLNISYLLKTVVAQYAKITGHSIPEVRLSLLDLLRIYPVKNAEEFEEVIQILTAQAPRLYSISSSPEAHGENEIHITVARSEFFIDHQKHNGLCSGYLSEFSEGGEVEFYIQDAGHFRLPEPDKDVIMIGPGTGIAPFRSFLWERDATGAEGKNWLFFGDRNFVSDFIYQAELQDFLKTGSLTHLDLAFSRDTAEKVYVQHKLEQKAQEVFYWLENGASVYVCGTKEPMSRDVENTLLNIIQHQGKRSQEEAVHYLEEMELSGRYAKDVY comes from the coding sequence ACAACCTCCTTTGCAGGTAACACTACCGGAACAAAATATAGTTAAGAAAATTACTCTGGCTTATGGCACAGAAACCGGAAACAGTAAAAAACTGGCAACAGCTCTTGCCGGAATTATCAAGAAGAAAGGAATTCAGGTTAAATTAGCCGATCTTTCCCAATATAAGCCTAAAGACTTAGCTAAAGAAGAGTTTTTCTTTGTGGTTATCAGTACACAGGGAGAAGGAGATCCACCGGTATTGGCCAAGAAATTCTATGATTATATCTATGAAAATGAAATCAATCTCAGTACTTTAAAATTTGGGGTTCTGGCATTGGGAGACAGCAGCTATCCTCTATTCTGCAAAACAGGCGAGGATGTAGATTCCCGATTTGAAATTCTTGGAGCGCAGCGTATCATTCCATTAAAAAAATGTGATATTGATTACGAACAGGATGCTCAAAACTGGATTGAACATGTTTTTGAAGCTGTCAATAAAACGTCTGCCAACAGTGTTAAAAATCCATCTGCTCAGAAAGCTTCCACAGGAAGAAAAAAATACCAGGGTACAGTATCCGCGATTATCAATCTGAATGATATTACCTCTGAAAAAGAAACCTATCACATTGAAATAGAAACAGAGGAAGCTTTAAGCTATCAGCCTGGTGCTGCTTTGGGTATCATTCCTTTCAATTCAAAATCTGTAGTGGATGAAATTATTGCTGTAACAGGTATTGATCCTAAAAAAAAGATCGAAACTTCGAAGACGACAGACTGTGTAGAAGAACTTTTACACAAACATCTTAATATTAGCTATTTGCTTAAAACTGTAGTGGCTCAATATGCTAAAATCACCGGACATTCTATTCCGGAAGTCCGTTTAAGCCTTCTGGATCTGCTTAGAATTTATCCTGTGAAAAATGCAGAAGAATTTGAAGAAGTAATCCAGATTCTGACCGCTCAGGCACCACGTCTGTATTCCATATCGTCTTCTCCGGAAGCGCATGGCGAAAATGAGATTCATATAACCGTTGCCAGATCGGAATTCTTTATTGACCACCAGAAACATAACGGTCTGTGCAGCGGTTATCTCAGCGAGTTTAGCGAAGGCGGAGAAGTTGAATTTTATATTCAGGACGCAGGACATTTCAGATTGCCGGAACCGGATAAAGATGTCATCATGATTGGCCCTGGAACCGGAATTGCTCCTTTCAGATCATTCCTTTGGGAGCGTGATGCCACAGGAGCAGAAGGGAAGAACTGGCTTTTCTTTGGAGACAGGAATTTTGTATCAGACTTTATTTATCAGGCTGAACTTCAGGATTTCCTTAAAACAGGAAGCTTAACCCACTTAGATCTTGCTTTTTCAAGAGATACTGCTGAGAAAGTCTATGTACAGCACAAGCTGGAGCAAAAAGCACAGGAAGTTTTTTACTGGTTGGAAAACGGAGCTTCTGTCTATGTCTGCGGAACCAAAGAACCTATGAGCCGTGATGTAGAAAATACCCTGCTCAATATTATTCAGCATCAGGGAAAACGCAGTCAGGAAGAAGCTGTTCATTATCTGGAAGAAATGGAGCTCAGCGGCCGATATGCTAAAGATGTTTATTAA
- the cysI gene encoding assimilatory sulfite reductase (NADPH) hemoprotein subunit yields the protein MSHKDNLSPVERIKTQSNGLRGTLKESLADDFTGAIREDDQTLIKFHGMYQQDDRDRREERVSKKLEWLYSYMIRLRLPGGFLTSDQWIGVNDIANDHSTGTIKITTRQTLQLHGILKSHLRPTIQNFNINHLDSIAACGDVNRNVTCTANPSESPLHQQTYELAGKISEMCLPKTKSYYDIWIDDELMVDRKTEEDPLYQDRYLPRKLKIGIAVPPNNDVDVFINDIALIAIIENNEIVGYNIAAGGGLGATHGNEATYARLASVLGFVDSEEKALQAVYEIITVQRDFGNRSDRKLSRLKYTIDKLGIDQYRTEVEKRTGFNFEPARKFKFEQRKDRYGWTQNHEGKWFYTVFVEHGRVLDIEGYPLKSGLLKIAQTANINFRFTCNQNLIIADIQEEDKAKVEDLLQEYGISEATEKASALRKNSVACVALNTCSLALAEAQRYLPTLVTKIEPILEKYGLLEDDITIRMTGCPNGCGRSPNAEIGFVGTAYGKYNLHIGGDRLGMRLNTKYRENIGEEEILTTLDELFGTYVNEKHTEETFGDFSYRYLQTLN from the coding sequence ATGAGCCATAAAGATAATCTTTCTCCTGTAGAAAGAATTAAAACCCAAAGCAACGGACTCAGAGGAACCTTAAAGGAAAGCCTTGCCGATGATTTTACCGGAGCGATAAGAGAAGACGATCAGACTTTAATCAAGTTTCACGGAATGTACCAGCAGGATGACAGAGACAGAAGGGAAGAACGTGTTTCCAAAAAACTGGAATGGCTGTATTCCTACATGATAAGACTAAGGCTTCCCGGCGGATTTTTAACTTCAGATCAATGGATCGGAGTGAATGATATTGCGAATGATCATTCTACAGGCACCATCAAAATAACAACCCGTCAGACGCTTCAGCTGCATGGTATTTTAAAGTCTCATTTAAGACCAACCATTCAGAATTTTAATATCAATCACCTTGATTCTATTGCGGCCTGTGGTGATGTGAACAGAAATGTGACGTGTACAGCCAATCCATCAGAGTCTCCATTGCACCAGCAGACTTATGAGTTAGCAGGTAAAATCAGTGAAATGTGTCTTCCGAAAACCAAGTCTTACTATGATATCTGGATTGATGATGAATTAATGGTAGATCGAAAAACGGAAGAAGATCCTTTATATCAGGACAGATACCTTCCGAGAAAGCTAAAGATCGGAATTGCCGTTCCGCCAAACAATGATGTAGATGTCTTCATTAATGATATTGCCCTGATTGCCATCATTGAAAACAATGAAATCGTAGGATATAATATCGCAGCAGGAGGCGGATTGGGTGCAACGCACGGAAATGAAGCTACTTACGCTCGTCTTGCCTCTGTTCTTGGATTTGTAGACTCCGAGGAAAAAGCTTTACAAGCTGTTTATGAAATCATTACCGTACAGCGTGATTTCGGAAACCGTAGTGACAGAAAGCTTTCAAGATTAAAATACACCATTGATAAACTTGGAATCGATCAGTACAGAACCGAAGTAGAAAAAAGAACAGGTTTCAACTTTGAGCCTGCCAGAAAATTTAAGTTTGAGCAAAGAAAAGACCGCTATGGCTGGACTCAAAATCATGAAGGAAAATGGTTTTATACTGTTTTCGTAGAGCACGGAAGAGTTCTTGACATTGAAGGTTATCCTTTAAAATCAGGATTATTGAAAATCGCTCAAACAGCGAATATCAATTTCAGATTTACCTGCAACCAAAACCTGATTATTGCTGATATTCAGGAAGAAGATAAAGCAAAAGTAGAAGACCTTTTACAAGAGTATGGAATTTCAGAAGCCACTGAAAAAGCAAGTGCTTTGCGTAAAAACTCTGTAGCTTGTGTAGCCTTGAATACCTGTTCATTGGCTTTAGCAGAAGCACAGCGTTATTTGCCAACTTTGGTTACCAAAATAGAGCCTATTCTTGAAAAATATGGTCTTCTGGAAGATGACATTACCATCAGAATGACCGGATGTCCTAACGGATGCGGACGTTCTCCCAATGCTGAGATCGGATTTGTAGGAACTGCTTATGGGAAATACAATCTCCATATCGGTGGCGATCGATTGGGAATGCGTCTGAATACAAAATACAGAGAAAATATCGGCGAAGAAGAAATTCTGACTACGCTGGATGAACTTTTCGGAACCTATGTGAATGAAAAGCATACAGAAGAAACATTTGGTGACTTTTCATACCGTTACTTACAAACCTTAAACTGA